CGTTGGACGGGAGCGAGGGGCAGGCGACGCTGAAGCCTACCTTCGAGGCATCGATCTCGTACTCCTGGCTGTACTTCGCGTCGTCATCGCTCGCGTAGACCTTGTAGGGCCGCGTGGCGTGTTCCTTCATGTAGGATATTGTCTTGTCGTCGACGGGGAATATGCCGTTCTTCCCTCCGGCCTCTATCGCCATGTTGGCAATGGAGAACCGGGAATCCATGGACAGGGCGGCTATTGCCTCACCGCTGTACTCCATGGCGCTGTAAAGCGCTCCGTCAACCCCGATCATGCCCAGGATGTGAAGGATGAGCTCTTTTCCCGTTACCCACTTCCGCCATTTTCCGTAACAGTGGAACTTGATGCTCTCGGGCACCTTCAGCCAGGTGCGGCCCGTCACCATACCGTAGGTCACATCCGTCGAGCCCATACCCGTGGAGAAGGCGCCGAGGGCCCCGTACGTGCAGGTGTGGCTGTCGGCGCCGATAACGAGGTCACCGGCCACGACGAGCCCCTTTTCAGGTAAAAGGGCATGCTCTATCCCGCATTCCCCGCCCTCGAAGAAATTGACGATGCCGTGTTTTCGGGAGAATTCCCGTATTCTTTTGCAGTTCTCGGCCGAAAGGATGTCCTTGTTGGGTGTGAAATGGTCAAGAACGAAGACGACCTTGTCGGGGTCGAAAACGGCCTTTGCCCCCACCTTCTCGAATTCCTCGAGGGACAACGGCGCCGTGATGTCATTCGCCAGGGCGAGGTCTATCCTGCAATCCAGGATCTCCCCGGGCTCCACCCGCTCCTTGTCCGCGTGCGCTGCCAGTATCTTTTCAGTGATGGTCATTCCCATATCGTTTCCTCTCAGGATTTCTTCGTTTTCATGTATTCCAGCCTGTTCAGCGCGTTTATATACGCCTTCGCGCTGGCGACTATGATGTCCGTGTCCGCTCCTTTCCCTATGGCCTTGAGCCCCTTCTCGGAGATCTTGACGAAGACCTCACCCTGGGCGTCCATGTCCTGTGTGATGGAGTTCACGGAGAACTTCTCCAGCTTGCTCGTTGTCTTGACGAGCCTCTTGATGACCTTGAAGGCCGCGTCGACGGGACCGTCACCGGTACCGACGTCCTGGACGGTGTTCCCGTCTATCTCCATCTTCACCGTGGCTGTCGGTATCGTCGTGTTCCCGCAGCTCACGTTGAGGTATACGAGCTTCAGCCTCTCGGCCGTCTTGTATATCTCATCCATGATGATCATCTCGATGTCCTCATCGTAGACGTTCTTCTTCATGTCCGAGAGCGCTTTGAAGCGCTTGAAGGCGAGGTTCAATTCCTTCTCGTCGAGGATGTACCCAAGGTTCTCGATGCGGTCCCGGAAGGCATGCCGGCCGGAGTGCTTTCCGAGGACGAGGGAGCTTTTCGGGATGCCCACCGATTCGGGGGTCATGATCTCGTAGGTGAGCTTCGCCTTCAGGAGACCGTCCTGGTGGATGCCTGACTCGTGCGCGAAGGCGTTGGCGCCGACGATGGCCTTGTTCGGCTGCACGGGTACCCCCGTGATGGAGGTGATGAGCCTGCTCGTCGGGTATATCTTCTCGGAGACGATGCGGGTGTCGGCGGTGAAGCTCATCTTCCTCGTTCTCAAGGTCATGGTTATCTCTTCGAGCGAGGCGTTTCCCGCCCTCTCCCCGATGCCGTTTATCGTGCATTCCACCTGGCGCGCCCCGTTGTGGATGGCGGCGATGGAGTTGGCCGTGGCAAGGCCGAGGTCGTTGTGACAATGAACGCTGATAACGGCCCTGTCGATATTGGGGACGTTCTTTCTGATGTAGGCGATGAGCTCGCCGAACTCGTGAGGAACGGCATAGCCGACGGTGTCGGGGATATTGACCGTCGTCGCGCCGGCCTCGATGACCTCGGCGAGAACCTTGCACAGGTAATCCCAGTCGCTCCTCGTGGCATCCATGGCGGAGAACTCGACATTGTCGATGTATTTTTTCGCCCTCTTCACGGCGGCCACCGCTATCGCGAGCACCTCGTCACGGGTCTTCCTGAACTGGTGCTTGAGGTGGATGTCCGAGGTGGAGATGAAGGTGTGGATGCGGGGGTGGGCGGCAACCTTTATCGCCTTCCACGCCCGGTCTATGTCCTCGTCATTGGCGCGTGCGAGCCCGGCTATCTGGCAGTTCTTCACGAGCTTCGCTATCTGCTTGACGGCATCGAAATCGCCCTCGGAGGCGATGG
The sequence above is drawn from the Syntrophorhabdus sp. genome and encodes:
- a CDS encoding 3-isopropylmalate dehydratase large subunit, with the translated sequence MGMTITEKILAAHADKERVEPGEILDCRIDLALANDITAPLSLEEFEKVGAKAVFDPDKVVFVLDHFTPNKDILSAENCKRIREFSRKHGIVNFFEGGECGIEHALLPEKGLVVAGDLVIGADSHTCTYGALGAFSTGMGSTDVTYGMVTGRTWLKVPESIKFHCYGKWRKWVTGKELILHILGMIGVDGALYSAMEYSGEAIAALSMDSRFSIANMAIEAGGKNGIFPVDDKTISYMKEHATRPYKVYASDDDAKYSQEYEIDASKVGFSVACPSLPSNVRDAGELSAIDVDQVVIGSCTNGRLEDLEMAAAILAGKKVSKG
- a CDS encoding 2-isopropylmalate synthase codes for the protein MSEQVFIFDTTLRDGEQSPGNTMNTQEKLRVARQLELLGVDIIEAGFPIASEGDFDAVKQIAKLVKNCQIAGLARANDEDIDRAWKAIKVAAHPRIHTFISTSDIHLKHQFRKTRDEVLAIAVAAVKRAKKYIDNVEFSAMDATRSDWDYLCKVLAEVIEAGATTVNIPDTVGYAVPHEFGELIAYIRKNVPNIDRAVISVHCHNDLGLATANSIAAIHNGARQVECTINGIGERAGNASLEEITMTLRTRKMSFTADTRIVSEKIYPTSRLITSITGVPVQPNKAIVGANAFAHESGIHQDGLLKAKLTYEIMTPESVGIPKSSLVLGKHSGRHAFRDRIENLGYILDEKELNLAFKRFKALSDMKKNVYDEDIEMIIMDEIYKTAERLKLVYLNVSCGNTTIPTATVKMEIDGNTVQDVGTGDGPVDAAFKVIKRLVKTTSKLEKFSVNSITQDMDAQGEVFVKISEKGLKAIGKGADTDIIVASAKAYINALNRLEYMKTKKS